The Salvia splendens isolate huo1 chromosome 21, SspV2, whole genome shotgun sequence genome includes a window with the following:
- the LOC121785363 gene encoding uncharacterized protein LOC121785363 isoform X1 — MFLCRIKEGEGSCGYRVWQDELEAMEAREVEEKKKMEAEAVEAMINNQNQLNVLREHISSTKDRLFQIEAEVRLLKLQLDKLSKNKEVLEGKHLIASKELEQSQKLLEEKEAEQSAAFDRARASLEDRIVPAYI; from the exons ATGTTCCTCTGCAGAATCAAGGAG GGAGAAGGTTCTTGCGGATATAGAGTTTGGCAAGACGAGCTAGAAGCAATGGAAGCTCGTGAGGTGgaggaaaagaagaagatggAAGCTGAGGCAGTAGAAGCCATGATCAACAACCAGAATCAACTTAATGTTTTGCGAGAGCATATCTCTTCTACCAAGGACCGGCTCTTCCAAATCGAAGCCGAGGTGAGACTTTTGAAGCTTCAGCTAGATAAATTATCTAAAAATAAGGAGGTGTTGGAGGGCAAACATTTGATTGCATCTAAGGAACTGGAACAGTCTCAGAAACTACTGGAAGAGAAGGAAGCGGAACAAAGTGCTGCATTCGACAGAGCAAGAGCGTCGCTAGAGGATAGAATTGTACCTGCGTACATCTAG
- the LOC121785363 gene encoding uncharacterized protein LOC121785363 isoform X2 — protein MDAGADRSGERRMKGVWEKRYERCLICVTPEFATVNSPAPPKTPIAGSTLAPMTRSLTSEKTTSSPMNGSSCLTAAAAAPDFAESRGLLPDPLRVVGSCSSAESRREKVLADIEFGKTS, from the exons ATGGACGCAGGTGCAGACAGAAGTGGTG AGAGGAGGATGAAGGGTGTGTGGGAGAAACGATATGAGCGGTGTCTCATCTGCGTAACTCCAGAATTTGCCACCGTAAACAGTCCCGCACCCCCCAAAACCCCAATCGCTGGTTCTACACTTGCCCCCAT GACAAGAAGTTTAACAAGTGAGAAGACGACGTCAAGCCCCATGAATGGATCCTCGTGCCTTACTGCGGCGGCTGCGGCGCCGGACTTTGCCGAGTCAAGAGGGTTATTACCGGATCCTCTCCGGGTGGTCGGATCATGTTCCTCTGCAGAATCAAGGAG GGAGAAGGTTCTTGCGGATATAGAGTTTGGCAAGACGAGCTAG
- the LOC121784583 gene encoding la-related protein 1B-like, with amino-acid sequence MAPPSVQRQPPSRHRRRQLSPLFFNPNNLQPSSPVLVVPSEVRSPQPPFVPLLSPQELRNTILNQIEYYFSDDNLARDVYLKQYMDDNGWVPITFIASFPRIVGLTKDIGLILFTLISSSQTVEVEGKKVRRRSSWNKWILDATMRMQQQWADDTC; translated from the exons ATGGCTCCTCCTAGTGTTCAGCGTCAACCACCGTCTCGTCATCGACGACGTCAATTATCACCGCTGTTTTTCAACCCTAATAATCTACAACCATCTTCTCCAGTACTTGTTGTTCCTTCAGAAGTTCGTTCACCTCAACCACCGTTTGTTCCACTGCTATCACCACAAGAATTGAGAAACACCATTCTTAACCAAATTGAATACTACTTCAG TGATGATAATCTTGCTAGAGATGTTTATCTAAAACAGTATATGGACGACAACGGTTGGGTTCCGATTACTTTTATCGCTAGTTTTCCACGG ATTGTTGGGCTGACAAAAGATATTGGACTTATTCTGTTCACGTTGATTTCGTCTTCACAAACTGTGGAAGTTGAG GGAAAGAAAGTGAGGCGACGCTCTAGTTGGAACAAATGGATACTTGACGCCACCATGCGAATGCAGCAGCAATGGGCTGACGATACCTGTTAG
- the LOC121784619 gene encoding probable inactive ATP-dependent zinc metalloprotease FTSHI 1, chloroplastic, producing the protein MYSAPLGTSKPLIHFPTVFPSQRTRKNLYFSLKPAKRVQLNCHPRVFIPKASSNSTSSANSGAGDEDFVTRVLRENPSQIEPKYLIGDKLYTLKEKESLSKKGFNERVQGIMNRLNLKALVGGSVKESGGESNNVKPEKEVYLKDLLREYKGKLFVPEQVFVGNLSEEDEFDKNVKELPKMSYEDFRKYMNSDKVKLVNFKEDGGVPYGDALYRDFVVDLKEIPGETSLHRTKWAMRLDEEQVQDLLETYDGPRNEVEKQTLAWVGKLPEYPHPIASKISSRVMVELGMLTAAMAAAAVVVGGFLASAVFAATTFVFGVTAYVIWPLTKPFLKLFLGLTFGVLERIWDNLAEYLGDGAVTSKLYELYTFGGVSASIEMLKPIMLVFVTMVLLVRFTLSRRPKNFRKWDIWQGIEFSQSKPQARVDGSTGVMFNDVAGIEEAVEELQELVRYLKNPELFDKMGIKPPHGVLLEGPPGCGKTLVAKAIAGEAGVPFYQMAGSEFVEVLVGVGSARIRDLFKRAKVNKPSVIFIDEIDALATRRQGAFQESSDDMYNAFTQERETTLNQLLIELDGFDTGKGVIFLGATNRMDLLDPALLRPGRFDRKIRIRPPNAKGRLEILKVHARKVKLSNTVDLSTYANNLPGWSGAKLAQLLQEAALVAVRKSHTAILQSDMDDAVDRLTVGPKRVGIDLGHQGQCRRATVEVGTALTSHLLRRCENAKVERCDRVSIDPRGQTLSQVVFHRLDDESYIFERYPQLLHRLQVLLGGRAAEEVIFGRDTSKASVSYLADASWLARKIISIWNLENPMTVHGEPPPWRKRSKFVGPRIDFEGSLYDDYDLIEPPVNFKMDDDIARRTEKLMQDMYGKTVSLLKQHNAALLKTVKVLVDQRELTGEEIDFIIENYPPQTPTSLVLEEREPGSLPFFQQDLGETEELEYTMLNS; encoded by the exons ATGTATTCCGCACCGTTGGGAACTTCTAAGCCATTGATTCATTTTCCCACGGTATTCCCCAGTCAAAGAACTCGAAAGAATTTGTATTTTTCCCTGAAACCCGCCAAAAGAGTGCAGCTTAATTGCCACCCACGTGTTTTTATACCGAAAGCGAGTTCGAATTCGACCTCGTCGGCGAATTCGGGTGCTGGAGATGAGGATTTTGTAACCAGGGTTTTGAGGGAAAACCCCAGCCAAATTGAACCCAAGTATTTGATTGGGGATAAATTGTACACGTTGAAAGAGAAGGAGAGCCTGAGTAAAAAGGGTTTCAATGAGAGAGTTCAGGGGATTATGAATAGGTTGAATTTGAAGGCATTGGTGGGTGGAAGTGTTAAGGAGAGTGGCGGTGAGAGTAATAATGTGAAGCCGGAGAAGGAGGTGTATTTGAAGGATTTGTTAAGGGAGTACAAAGGGAAGCTCTTTGTACCGGAGCAGGTTTTTGTGGGCAATTTATCTGAAGAAGATGAGTTCGATAAGAATGTGAAAGAGTTGCCCAAAATGAGCTATGAAGATTTTAGGAAGTATATGAACAGTGATAAGGTGAAGTTGGTGAATTTTAAGGAGGATGGCGGGGTTCCATATGGTGACGCTCTTTACAGGGATTTCGTTGTTGATTTGAAAGAAATTCCCGGTGAAACAAGCTTGCACCGAACTAAATG GGCTATGAGACTGGATGAAGAACAAGTGCAAGATCTTCTGGAGACATATGATGGACCACGGAATGAAGTAGAGAAGCAAACACTG GCCTGGGTTGGAAAGCTGCCAGAATATCCTCATCCTATAGCTTCAAAGATTTCCAGCAGGGTGATGGTTGAACTTGGGATGCTGACTGCTGCAATGGCTGCAGCTGCAGTTGTAGTCGGGGGATTTTTGGCTTCTGCAGTATTTGCTGCTACCACCTTTGTCTTTGGTGTAACTGCATATGTCATATGGCCTCTGACCAAGCCATTTCTCAAGCTATTTTTAGGTCTTACATTTGGGGTTCTAGAAAGAATCTGGGATAATCTTGCTGAATATCTTGGAGATGGAGCAGTTACATCAAAACTATATGAGCTCTACACTTTTGGTGGGGTTTCTGCCAGTATTGAGATGCTAAAGCCAATCATGTTGGTCTTTGTGACAATGGTGCTTCTTGTTCGTTTCACCCTATCTAGAAGACCTAAGAATTTCAGAAAATGG GATATATGGCAAGGCATTGAATTCTCTCAGTCAAAGCCACAAGCCCGTGTTGAT GGTTCCACCGGAGTCATGTTTAATGATGTGGCAGGCATTGAGGAAGCAGTGGAAGAGCTCCAGGAG TTAGTTAGATACCTAAAGAATCCTGAGCTATTTGATAAAATGGGAATAAAACCTCCTCATGGAGTACTACTTGAGGGCCCTCCTGGATGTGGCAAG ACACTAGTTGCAAAAGCCATAGCTGGTGAAGCCGGTGTTCCATTTTATCAAATGGCTGGATCGGAATTTGTTGAAGTACTAGTTGGTGTTGGTTCTGCTCGTATCAGGGACTTATTTAAGAGAGCAAAG GTCAATAAACCATCAGTCatttttattgatgaaattgatgcaCTGGCCACAAG GCGACAGGGAGCATTCCAAGAATCATCAGATGACATGTACAATGCATTTACTCAAGAAAGGGAGACTACATTGAACCAGCTCTTGATAGAACTAGATGGATTTGATACAGGCAAAGGTGTTATATTTTTGGGTGCCACCAACAGGATGGATTTACTAGATCCTGCCCTTCTTCGTCCTGGTCGCTTTGATCGTAAG ATAAGAATCCGTCCTCCAAATGCAAAAGGGAGATTGGAAATTCTAAAAGTTCATGCAAGGAAAGTGAAACTATCAAATACTGTCGATTTGTCGACCTATGCAAACAACCTGCCAG GGTGGTCAGGTGCAAAGTTGGCACAACTTCTCCAAGAGGCTGCTCTTGTGGCAGTGAGGAAAAGTCATACTGCTATTCTTCAGTCAGATATGGATGATGCAGTTGACCGTCTCACGGTGGGTCCTAAGCGTGTCGGGATAGACCTAGGTCATCAAGGACAATGTCGACGAGCTACTGTAGAAGTAGGGACTGCTTTGACTTCGCATCTGCTAAGGCGTTGTGAGAATGCAAAAGTTGAGCGTTGTGATCGTGTATCAATTGATCCTCGTGGACAG ACACTGTCCCAAGTTGTATTTCACCGTCTTGATGATGAGTCATACATATTTGAGCGATATCCTCAGTTATTACACCGCCTTCAG GTATTACTAGGAGGAAGAGCTGCTGAAGAAGTCATTTTTGGACGAGACACTTCTAAAGCATCAGTCAGTTATCTGGCTGATGCATCTTGGCTCGCTCGTAAGATAATCTCAAT ATGGAATTTGGAGAACCCAATGACAGTGCATGGCGAACCGCCTCCATGGAGAAAGAGAAGTAAATTTGTTGGTCCAAGAATCGACTTTGAGGGTTCTCTGTACGACGATTATGATCTGATCGAGCCTCCTGTCAACTTTAAAATGGATGACGACATTGCAAGGAGGACGGAGAAGCTAATGCAGGATATGTATGGAAAGACTGTTTCATTGCTTAAGCAGCACAATGCTGCTTTACTCAAAACGGTTAAG